AAGGCTTTTAAATTGGTAGCCTTGTTTTTTTAAGTCTTGTAGGGCTTTTTCTAATGCTTCAGCGTTGTCTTTGGAGACGGTGTGAAGTAGGATGACAGCTCCAGGATGGGCTTGGGTCATGATGTTGTCGTAGGAATATTGCCATCCTTTTTGGTTATTGGTTTGCCAGTCGACGAATGCGAGTGACCATAAGACATGTGTGTAGCCTTCTTCTTTCGCAAGTTTTAATGTTCGTTCGCTAAGGATTCCTCTTGGTGGGCGCAAATATTCCATTTTCTTTTGTTTCGTCATTTTGGCGGTTTCTTCTTCAACTAATGCTAATTCCCTTTTGAGTTTTTCGTCACTTACTTGGGTAAGATCGGGATGGCTCCATGAGTGGTTACCAACAATATGTCCTTCTTTTACCATTCTTCTCACTAAATCGGGAGCACTTCGTAAATAATGACCGGTTACAAAAAAGGTGGCAGGGACTTTTTCCTGTTTTAAAGTATCCAAAATTTTGGCCGTATAACCGTTTTCGTAGCCATTATCAAAAGTTAAATAAAGAACTTTTTTATTGGCCTTTCCCTTATAGAACGCATCGTATTTTTCCAGTAATGTGTTATATGCTTCACCGGCATCTGGTGGAACGCCATTTGAACTTCTTTTAAATCCCCAATGGATCGGCTCATTTGAGATTGCCTGTGAGGGAACAGTTATCGTGAAGCTTATAAAAAAGGCAATGAATAAACTAATGATTGTTCTCATATATAGAGTCCTTTCTTCTTAATTATTTATGTTTATTTTTTGTGAAAAGTAAAGATTCATTCTTATTATTCAGTTCCATTTCATGCCAAAAAGACGACCCTCTAAAAAAGAGAGTCGCCTTTTCTTTTTTCTTGTTTATTTAAAAACACGTTCTTTAAATTGAGCTAGTTTTTCTAATGATGATTTATCGACATCTTGATGTAAGCTGTTTCCGTGTGAATCCATTGTAACAACCGCTGTGAATCCCTCTACACTTAAATGCCACATTGCTTCTGGGATACCAAATTCCATTAGGTCTACACCGTCAACAGACTTAATACAGTCTGCATAGTATTGAGCAGCTCCACCGATTGCATTTAAGTAAACGCCACCATGTTCATTTAGTGCTTTTAATGTTTTTGGTCCCATACCACCTTTACCGATGACAGCGCGAATTCCAAATTTTTTCATGATATCGCCTTGGTAAGGTTCTTCACGGATAGATGTTGTTGGTCCAGCAGCTTTCACATGCCAGTTTCCTTCATCATCTTTTAACATAACAGGTCCACAATGGTAAATTACTTGTCCATTTAAATCAACAGGAGCATCATGATCTGTTAAATGTTTATGGATTGCATCACGACCTGTGTACATTCTACCGTTAATTTGAACAACGTCTCCTACTTTCAACTCACGAATTTGCTCTTCTGTAATCGGAGCTTGTAGGCTGATGATTTGTTGTTCAGTTGTTGCTGCCGTTTCTTTTTCAGCTTCTGTTTCTGCAAACGAAATCTTATCGCCTTCTTGGTATAACCATTCTTGAATTTCACCTGTTTCAGGGTTCACTTGAACACCTAGACGGCGGAAAGCCCAACAGTTATAAGCAACAGAAACGAAGAAGCTCGCTGGAATACGGTTCATAACACCGACTTTACAGCCTAGAAGAGTCGTTTCTCCACCGAATCCCATTGTTCCGATTCCTAATTTATTAGCATTTTCTAATACATATTCTTCTAATTTACGTAAATCTTCATTCGGATTCACATCGTCAGCAGAACGGAATAATTGTGCTTTTGCTAGGTCATAACCTGAAGAGCGATCTCCTCCGATTCCAACACCAATGAATCCGGCACTACAGCCTTGCCCTTGTGCTTGGTAGACAGAGTGCATGATACATTTACGAATTCCGTCTAAATCACGGCCAGCTCTTCCTAGTCCTTCTAATTCACATGGAAGACTGTATTGAATGTTTTTATTTTCACAGCCGCCACCTTTTAAAATAAGACGAACATCGATATAATCTTTTTCCCATTGTTCAAACTTAATAACAGGTAACCCCGTTCCTAAGTTGTCCCCACTGTTTTTACCTGTTAGAGAATCAACAGAGTTTGGACGAAGTTTTCCGTCTTTTGTCGCTTGAACAAGTGCTTGATGAATAGCCTCTTTTAATTCAAGTTGGTTGACGCCAACTGGAGTTTTTATTTTAAAAGTTGGTAATCCTGTATCTTGGCAAATTGGTGATACGTTTTCATCTGCCATTTGAATATTATTTGTAATCGTCGCTAAACTCATCGCAGCACGAGTTCCAGCATTTTCGCGTTGTTTCGCAGATTGAATAGCACGGCGAACGTCTTTCGGTAAGTTCGTTGAAGTTTCAACAATTAATTTGTACATGCTTTCTTGAAGCTTTTCTGTATTCATTTTTGCTCCCCTTCCCTTGGCCCAAAAAATATTTCGTACTTTTACTCAAACTCCATTATACTCCTAGGCTGTATTGAAAGAAAGGGGGGATTTGAAACCGATTACTTCATGATTATGGTAATAGGGAGGGATATCTTTTTTACGTTGAAGAGGAGGTAAAAAAGGAAAGGAGCATTTTTCAAAGGATGCATGTATTCTAAAAATTTGCTCCCAAGTATAAACTCATTTCCCATATTTTGGTCCATTATAAAGGAAGTTTTGCGTCATTCATTTTTTTGAACTGTTGGCATTTTAATTCTATATCTTCAATCATGTTGATTAATCGGTCCACATCTTCTAAATCAGTTGATTCCGGATCGATGGTGTCTAACACTTGTAAAAACATATTTATTCTTTCTTTTAAATAAGTTAATTGTAAGTCTTTATCTTCTATCGCTTTGCCCAAAAGTATTCGCTCCTTTCCCTGTTTTATCGTAGCGGAATTTTTTTTGGAATGCAATTGATTATTGACATTCGTCTTATTTTCCATGAAGATGGACTTTGTGAGATTGTGAACGTGGCCCGAAGTTTTCGGTGCTTTATCATATATAAAAGGAGATTTTAATCTGATGAGTAAGATCATTTCGCCGTCATATGATCCATGGGAAGCTTATATGGATATGGAAGAGTTTGGTAAGTTAACCCTATCAAATATTGAGTTTACGACAACGTATTTATGCAATATGCGTTGTAAACATTGTGCGGTTGGGTATACATTGGACCAAAAGGATCCCGATGCTCTTCCAATAGATGTTCTTATCAAGCGATTAGATGAGATTCCTCATTTACGTACTTTTAGTATTACGGGCGGAGAACCCATGTTATCGAAAAAATCGGTTGAGAATTATGTTCTCCCTCTATTGAAGTATGCCCATGAGCGCGGTGTTCGAACACAAATCAATTCAAATTTAACTTTACCAATTGAACGTTATTTACTGATTGCCCCTTATTTAGATGTGTTGCATATTTCACATAACTGGGGAACTGTCGATGAATTTATTGACACGGGATTTGCGATGATGGAGAGAAAACCAACGCGAGAGCAAAGAGGAAAATTATTCGAGCGGATGATTATAAATAGCCGTACTCTTGCTGAGAATGGTGTGCAAGTTTCAGCGGAGACGATGTTAAATCAGAAAACTCTTCCTTTTATCGAACAGATTCATCATCAAGTGGTGAATGAAATGAAGTGTTTTCGTCATGAAATTCACCCGATGTATCCAAGTGATTTCGCTTCTTCTTTGAAAACTTTATCTTTAGAAGAAACTCGGCGCGCGATTCATCATGTCTTGGATATTCGCGATGAGGACACATGGATGCTATTTGGAACATTACCTTTTTATGCTTGTAGTGTAAATAAGGATGACCAATTGCTTTTACAACGATTATATGAAGCGAAAAATGTCACGTTAAGAAATGATCCCGATGGACGTTCAAGATTAAATGTAAACATTTTTACCGGAGATGTGATTGTGACTGATTTTGGGGATACACCTCCATTAGGCAATATTTTAAAGGATCGTTTACCGGATGTCTTTGCTACTTGGCTTCAGACGGATTTGGCCAAAAGCCTGAATTGTCATTGCTCAAATGTGAAATGCCTTGGCCCGAATGTATTGGTAAAAAATATGTATTATCAGGACGAGGATTTTTCCAAGAAAAAGGCGGATGGAATATTCCAAACTGAGGAAATATAGAACATTTTGCTCCAGCATAAATAACATTTCATGCGCGGGAATCGCGGTTGAAATAAGGGGGATTCTACTTTTGAGAGTAGGATCTCCCTTTTTTGATTTCCTCAATTTGATCATTTCCCTGCCGGATTTGATCATTTCCCAGGAGGATTTGCACCTGTTTTCGACTCTTTTGTGCCTATCTTTGGCATATTTGATTATTTCCCTTTGGATTTGACTATTTCCCAGATTTATTTGCACTACTCCTCTCTCGTCCCCCAAACCCTATTTCCCTTTTTCCATTTTTCTCGATTTGATCATTTCCCTTTGGATTTTGAACATTTCCCAGGCGGATTTGCACCTGTTTTCGACTCTTTTGCGCCTCTCCTTGGCATATTTGATTATTTCCCCTGGGATTTGACT
This genomic interval from Oikeobacillus pervagus contains the following:
- the yfkAB gene encoding radical SAM/CxCxxxxC motif protein YfkAB; translated protein: MSKIISPSYDPWEAYMDMEEFGKLTLSNIEFTTTYLCNMRCKHCAVGYTLDQKDPDALPIDVLIKRLDEIPHLRTFSITGGEPMLSKKSVENYVLPLLKYAHERGVRTQINSNLTLPIERYLLIAPYLDVLHISHNWGTVDEFIDTGFAMMERKPTREQRGKLFERMIINSRTLAENGVQVSAETMLNQKTLPFIEQIHHQVVNEMKCFRHEIHPMYPSDFASSLKTLSLEETRRAIHHVLDIRDEDTWMLFGTLPFYACSVNKDDQLLLQRLYEAKNVTLRNDPDGRSRLNVNIFTGDVIVTDFGDTPPLGNILKDRLPDVFATWLQTDLAKSLNCHCSNVKCLGPNVLVKNMYYQDEDFSKKKADGIFQTEEI
- a CDS encoding fumarate hydratase, with translation MNTEKLQESMYKLIVETSTNLPKDVRRAIQSAKQRENAGTRAAMSLATITNNIQMADENVSPICQDTGLPTFKIKTPVGVNQLELKEAIHQALVQATKDGKLRPNSVDSLTGKNSGDNLGTGLPVIKFEQWEKDYIDVRLILKGGGCENKNIQYSLPCELEGLGRAGRDLDGIRKCIMHSVYQAQGQGCSAGFIGVGIGGDRSSGYDLAKAQLFRSADDVNPNEDLRKLEEYVLENANKLGIGTMGFGGETTLLGCKVGVMNRIPASFFVSVAYNCWAFRRLGVQVNPETGEIQEWLYQEGDKISFAETEAEKETAATTEQQIISLQAPITEEQIRELKVGDVVQINGRMYTGRDAIHKHLTDHDAPVDLNGQVIYHCGPVMLKDDEGNWHVKAAGPTTSIREEPYQGDIMKKFGIRAVIGKGGMGPKTLKALNEHGGVYLNAIGGAAQYYADCIKSVDGVDLMEFGIPEAMWHLSVEGFTAVVTMDSHGNSLHQDVDKSSLEKLAQFKERVFK
- the pdaA gene encoding delta-lactam-biosynthetic de-N-acetylase; the protein is MRTIISLFIAFFISFTITVPSQAISNEPIHWGFKRSSNGVPPDAGEAYNTLLEKYDAFYKGKANKKVLYLTFDNGYENGYTAKILDTLKQEKVPATFFVTGHYLRSAPDLVRRMVKEGHIVGNHSWSHPDLTQVSDEKLKRELALVEEETAKMTKQKKMEYLRPPRGILSERTLKLAKEEGYTHVLWSLAFVDWQTNNQKGWQYSYDNIMTQAHPGAVILLHTVSKDNAEALEKALQDLKKQGYQFKSLDHYKKNPKKKAAE
- a CDS encoding SE1561 family protein, whose product is MGKAIEDKDLQLTYLKERINMFLQVLDTIDPESTDLEDVDRLINMIEDIELKCQQFKKMNDAKLPL